aattacattcaattatactatagtatatccatctctgtgtaaaTGTTCTCCTGAATCTGTTTCTTTCACTTTACCCAATCttgaaagtctttccagttcacgtaGAAATCTTCCAGGAGATTATTCCTttctgcacaatagtattccatcaccatccgatgccacaatttattcagccgttccccaatcgatggacactcacccatcttccaattttttacAACCACAAAGAGCTTagctatttttgtacaagtatttttccttattatgtctttgggttACAAaaccagtagtgctatggctggatcacagggcagacaggcttttactgcccattgggcatagttccaaattaacaTGCAGAACAGTTGTATTAATTCAGAATTCTACctgcaatgtattaatgtctcaattttgccatatccgcttgaacatttattactttcttttgctgtaatATTGGCCagtctcctaggtgtgaggtggtaactcaaagctgttttaatttgtatttctcttatcaggagggatttagaacacttttacatgtgcttattgagagcttttatttttcaagtcaaaattgcctattcatagcCCTTATGCAAGAGAATAATCCCCGTACACCATTATATCATTAATGTAATTTATCTATAAGAATGTTGCAAATCAAAATGgtcataaatattaatataagaaAGTTAAAGGGGGTAAATTACATAGGGTATCTTTTTACTGCTTGTAGTAGATAAGTCAGGAGCCTAATAACTTGTGGCTACTGAAGCTTCATTTAACTATTTTGAACCTCTGCAAGGATAACTCCTGGAGAGAGATGTATAAAACCTCCATTTAATAAGTATTGGAATGGTTTGTGGAAAGGTAAAGAAAGGTAAGGAAGGTTGAGGATTAGGATTGATTCCCTATTCCCAAAAGGGATCTAAATTTTTACCCACTCCCTTCTAGTTTGCCAGAACTTGGTTCTTGCTCTAGGAACTTAAGCCTGCTTAAAACTATCACTAAAAacctgattagattatatctttatagttacttaacacttctttgtaaagttcaccttttgttagttactgaacctttttgtgattaatttaacctttatagttacttaatatctttttgttttatgattttaaaatagacttaacttaaagttctagcttcactacaAGGTAAGAGTTgaataccttcattgttcaataagttgattacaaatttattttcccataaagtatggtctaagtagggagGAGTAATTTAGTTAACAAtccccctgattttgttagactaagtatcttcaatgttaaaatcaggaaatagctataTCCAATATTCACATTCTCTCTTACTCTATTCTGTTGATTTCCCCTACAAACTTATTCCAGAAACACTAACCTGTTCTTCTCCTTCACCTGCCACTGGGATTTTTCAGTGTTCCAAGGAACAGAAATGCCAACCTCCACCTAGGAAAAAAAACCTCCAGGAGTCCTTGGCAGTTAGAAAACCAACTGACTCAGGCTACCCAGAATTCCAACCAGCAACCTTCCCAAGATTCTGTCTGGCCTTAAAGAAACCCTATTCACTATTCTTTACCCTTTTCTTAGCTGCTAAAATGCCAATTAATCCAAAGGGTCCTCATTAGCCCTGTggcttaattaatcctaataatATGGAGATTAGATTTTAATATTATCAGTTGTCTTAAGATAATCATGATTATAATTTTAAGATAATTAGCATAAGCCATGATTTTAGCAGGCTTTTGTGAATATTTTGGCATAAGTATTAAGATTTGGTATTAAGGAAATAATTGCTTTTGCATAAGCAATAGTGATAGCCCCACCCTTCAACATTGCTATATCAGGCACCCTCACTTGTGATCCATTATATGTCAGGATGACTGACCCTTAGTTTAGACCTGGGTACTGCCTGATACCCTCAACTCTTCTCTTAGGCATCatcatcccaagcatattcatttctcccattttatcAAGTGATTAAATCATTTTCAAATGATTTCATCTACCCAAgagaagtatttcctgatttgtTCATCGAATCCATATCACTCTATTTTTGTTACTGACCTGAACTATTTTCCTACTATTATAGAAGTTTCCTAATTCTTTGGTGAATGAAAGGAGGCTTTTCTCAGTGCTCAGGGTACTCTAATCATGACCAGGAATCCAGATTTGTTATGGTACTCCCCCCCTCTCAAACTAAACCTAACTTTCTTTGAGGTTGGATATTTTTGTAATCATTTCTGTGCCTGTGGTTAGAAAAGAAAGCAACCCTTGACCATTTgtggattggggaatggtttgatttttttgtaaatttgacttggtccttatatatttgggaaaaaaaaacctccgTCATAGAGCtttgttattaaaatgttctcatattttcattacattaattttttcacaaaacttttttaatttgaaacaaagtcattcattttacaatttgcaaTTATCTCcacctcttgcttggtcttaaattccctcctttcccaccggtctgataggtatactattctatgttcacctgatttaattatgatttatctctttatatttgagtaattgaaacattttgaaattttcttggtatagtgtgtgagatgttgatctaaacctaatctctaaaatattgttttccagttttgccagcagttcttgtcaaataatgggttcctttccaaaaagctgggatctttgtgtttatagAATACTaacttgctaaggtcatttatccctagtctattccattgatctaacTTTCTGTGTATTagccaaaataataatttttgatgaccactgatttatactAGAGTTGAAGTTCTTCTACTGCTAAGCCCCCACCATTCACATTAGTTTTTTTCATTTCCTGTGATCTTTTTGATCTCTTGATCATCcagatgattttaattttttctaactctttaaaaacatttttgttatttgataGATATGAcaatgaataagtagattaatttgggtagaattgtcatttttattatgttgtctcatcctaaccatgatctatttttcaatttatttagctgtagttttaattgtatgaaaagtgttttgcagttgtgttcatataattcctgtgtttatcttggaaGATAAATTAATGCattataatatttaacaaattgatttaaggttttcaaaacaaTGGCTTAATTAACCCcatgtttatttatttgaatttgtgtgagagttaaatttttaaaatgttattttgaaatCTAAACTGAAATCATACTGCAAAATCAAAACTGCaaagtattttttccctttctttctaacTCATTTTTTGTACAGTTAATGTTAGACAATTTCTGAATCTAATGAACTTATTTTCTCTTGGAAAGTAGTCCTATATGTATGTTGTCCTGCTGAGAACATATTAAAATGTATCACTTCTAGCGTCTTTTTCTTATTCAGTCGAGACTCCCTCCCTGAGATCAGATATGCTGAAATGTAACAATCTGAAAATATTAAGTTGatccttttctacatttttttcagaataagaaGTTTTGTTTAAGTCAGATacaggttatttttttcttcaaaattctttgACTCTACAATTTTATACATattcattctctgttcttagatgAATGTTTATAAGACTTTTTCATTCTATTGAAAGCATTACAATTAATGGCATTCTTTGAGTCACTACTCATTAAAACAAAAGGACTGATTGTTGgataaattaaactaaaaaatgcGGATATATTTAGCACCCATTGCTTTGTATCTTTAGAATTATCCATCACAATAACAAAGATGGAACTGAGTGAATAAAAACATACAAAGATGCTCATGAGACACAAGATTAATTTGGTGGCTCTGATCTCTGCTGAGGCACTAGGATTGAGACTGGTGTGATGAATGTGTTGAACTTGCCAGTGGTGTCTGTACAAAATAAGAACCATGTAGCCACTCGTAATGGACATGAGTCCCACAAACACTGCATCAAAAAAGGTCTTCCAGATTACAATTTTTAGGGTTCTCATAGCATAAATGTCAACAGAGCAAAAGCCTAGGTTCCTTGTCAGCTGACTGTTGTTGATACTTCTAGGAGCACCTACATGCAGAGGCACCACTAAATCTATCAACAGATTGAATACCCATATGAAAGCACAGGCTGGTACAATGCTCTTTAGCACACTGGTTTTGAGCTTTGCCCAATGTGGACCACAAGAAGTGATGGTGATAGCTTGGAAGACACTCAGAAGGCAAGTAGTGCAAAGAGAAGTGCCCCGTGATACTCTTTGAACATAAATTATGATTTTACATTCAATGTCATTCATGAAATTTTTCTGATTGCAAGCCTCCATTGCCCATGGAATTCCCCTGAAAAGCATCATCAGAATGTTAGAAAAGACCAAATTAATGCAAATGTTATCAATGAGTTTTATCCTTTGATTAATGATTATCTTAAAGCTGTAtagataaaggaaaaaacaattcCCAAAGAGTCCAATTATAGTCTGAAATTTGTACAAAATGCACATGATACCATCATGAAATTGCATTCCTTATGATTTTGTCCAGAAAACAAAATGGTAGTCAGACACCCAGAGACCtgcaaaggaagaaagacaattatgttattaaattcaaattcaaatgaaATTCCACACACTCCTAGGCAGTCAAATTACCTTTAGTAAGTCTTGTTTGAAATTTAcagatatactttttaaaaatacttttcttatAGACAACCAGaaggctcagtggaatgagagctaatttaagagatgagagatcctagctttaaatctgatttcagatttcCTTGGCACATAACCTTAGGAcaaaggcacttaacccccatttccaacattaatcacacttctgccttggaaccaacacacagtgtattgattctaaaatggaaggtaagaattttaaaaactctttgagtcatatcaatttttttttagtttaatgaaGCAAGTTTATTATCCTTATGGACTGTAAAACAGTTCTACTTGgtattgggacactaatacactgttggtggagctgtgaattgatccaaccattctggaatgcaatttagaattatgcccaaagggctttaaaagactgcatacCCCTTTATCCAGCAAAACGACTACTaagtttctaccccaaagagataataataaaatatacatatacaaaaatatactcatgttctttttggtggcaaatgAAGAGTttccctttgattggggaatagctgaataaattgtggtgcatgatggtgatggaatgctattgtgcaaTGAAGAATGTTAAATTGCGTGTTTCTATATGAGCTGGAAAAATCTCCATGAAAAGATATAGAGGGAAATGTGCAGAACCAGGGGGACATTGTTcacagaaactgaaatattatgTCATGATTCTATATGAACCtgtttgctactaatagcaatgcaatgatccaggccaATCCTGAgcgacttatgaaaaagaatgctaaaaacatccagagaaaaaactgtgggaggagaaatgcagaaggTAAATATTTGATTCATCATTTGTCCATGTGAATATAAGAAGTGGGgtttcaggtttttaaaaaaattactctattaaaaatgaataatatgaaaataggaatTGAGtcctaatatatgtataaattaatggaattattttttggttttgggatggggagggaaaaaggCATGAAAGAACAGGAATTATGTAACCatgtgaaaatatttaaataattaataaacaaaaacacTTGTACTTGTAAGTGGGactatgtttaatttttttttgttccttctctAAATGTTTTTGAATTCAGATTGATTTATTTATGCCTTATATGAAGTACATAAAGATTTTAGATATTATCTGGAGTTTAAAGATTGATATTGTTAGAATTACATAAATTAAAATGCAGGAAGCACATTTTGCAAAGGAGATTTTAGCCTTGAGGTGAGAAAGGTACAGGAAATCTATAAACAGGTATGAGAACACTCATTCTACATTACATTTAAGAAAAGCAAtttgataagaaaaaaatgaatggtaAAAGATTCCATTTTAAATGGGTGTTGGATAGGCAGTTTTTCTGAAGGATCTAAGGAAAAGAGTCATTTTTTAATATGCCATAtgtggaaataattttaatttacttttctattgAGGCTCCAAAGTTATTAGACTAGGTTGCTCTAAGTAGTGATGAGTTGTCCTTTACCAAATGTCTACATTTAATATTTGAATGATTACTAAGAATGAATGTTTAGGCAAGAATCTTTTATATTCATGGATTACGTGAAGCTCCATTCTAATTTAGGAAGGCTTTGGTTTGCACTTAGTTTTTTTATTCTGCAATCCGGAAAAAAAAGTTATTACCATAGAGGTGGCAGAATCAATATGATGTTGAAGTTACCTCTGATTTCTATCAAATTACACTCCCCAAAGCAATAACATAATGCCTGAAAGGGAATTCTGGAACAGCATACTCCACAAAAAGATAAGGTGAACTAATTGTTCAGCCCCAAACAATTTAGCAGGTCTGCATAAGGGATCTATTGTACTAGGGTGGAGGTTGAGTATAGCCCATCAAGTCAGGCCTCATATAGGCAAGAGGCCATGGCCATAACTGAAACAGAAGCAATGGCTTCTAGAATTCCTCCTCACACATGGTCATGGGGATTGGACAACTACTAACAAGGAGATTACATTGATCCCTTTTCTGACTATGAGTGCAATATTCTTGACAAATTGCCAATATGCAAAACACGGTCTCAGCTCTGGGATAGAGTCAGAGAGGGAGTAAGCACAATAGCATGGACCACAATGTGCAGGCAGCCCCAAGGAGTTGGGAGCACTGGCCACAGTTCCAAGGGACAAAATATTGCTTgaggagacttccggtcaagatggcggcttagggaaagctaaagttcagatctccggaaaacccttcctgaccgatctcaaactataagctcctaagctGCCAAAATTCAAACCGATCaatagcacagaccctgggaatcttcctcctggacctggacctggatcagaaggtatggcccccctcaaaagccagaacccgagatgacttggacctaaggggtaggagcgcagaatccaaggctccgggaagccgtagccctgccccgctcagagagcagggtcgtctgaaacaacaacaaccctcagggccttctatccgagtcccagtgaaagtcactgccctcggagctcccccagcagagagcaaggtcgaaacaacagcaaccctcagggcgggcaagacagactcacgggctggatcctgctatccaagtctcagggaaagtcactgccctcggagctctgggaagccgtagcccatccccccgcaggccaacgaaacagcctcacggccagctattctgaaggcaacttctggaaagcaacccgacccagagagccgggggagaatgtggccccctggtccgacccttccactccagttccagtgaggcatactcaatttaacccagggaaacatcatagaaccaacaatctgcccaggactaaagcctctgatcacaagacagagataagaaaagctaatcctccactttcagagatggcaaacgccacagaagcacagaagccccaaaataccaagaaaaataagaagaaaggggcgactttggacacattctatggagccaaaatacaaaatacagaggagatagaagacgatgcacaagaaaatgccccgaaaccttccaaaggaaatggaaactctccccaaacacatgaagaatttgaatcagaaatgaccaaaaagatggaagccttctgggaggaaaagttggaaataatgcaaaagaaattaacgcatctacaaaaccggtgtgatgaaactgaaaaggaaaaccaggctttaaaggccaaatCAGGCacctggaagacaacgatcgtgtaaaagagcaagaattaataaagcgaagccaaaatgccaagaaattagaagagaacataaaatatttcaccgacaaggtgacagatctggaaaatggagggagaagagataatttaagaataattggactcccagaaaagccagaaataaacaccaaactcgacatggtgatacaagatataatcaaagaaaattgcccacagattctagaacaagggggcaatacagccactgacagagctcatagaacaccttctacactaaacccccaaaagacaactcccaggaatgtaatttccaaattccaaagctatcaaacaaaagaaaaaatcctacaggaagccagaaaaagacaatttagatataaaggaatgccaatcagggtcacaaaagaccttgcaagttctactctgaatggcatggaacatgatcttcagaaaggcaagagagctgggtctccaaccaagaatcagctacccagcaaaactgactatatacttccaagggaaagtatgggcattcaacaaaatagaagatttccaactttcgcaaagaaaagaccagagctctgtggaaagtttgataccgaaaatcaaagagcaaggaatacctgaaaaggtaaatattaaggaaaggggaaaaatgttatcttcttttttactcaaactctcttctataaggactacatttatatcaatctatgtatactaatatgtggggaaaatgtaatgtataaatagggggtaaagaaagaccaaatagaataatctttctcacacaaagattcacatgggaaggggaggggaagaaaactcgtataagaaggagaggaagagacggtttttttttactgaaaccTTAATCtaagggaaatcaactctgagagggaaaaacatccagatccattgggatcttgaattctatcttacccaacaagcataggg
This DNA window, taken from Monodelphis domestica isolate mMonDom1 chromosome 6, mMonDom1.pri, whole genome shotgun sequence, encodes the following:
- the monDomV1R1277 gene encoding vomeronasal 1 receptor monDomV1R1277 (The RefSeq protein has 6 substitutions compared to this genomic sequence), with product MQFHDGIMCILYKFQTIIGLFGNCFLLYLYSFKIIINQRIKLIDNICINLVFSNILMMLFRGIPWAMEACNQKNFMNDIECKIIIYVQRVSRGTSLCTTCLLSVFQAITITSCGPHWAKLKTSVLKSIVPACAFIWVFNLLIDLVVPLHVGAPRSINNSQLTRNLGFCSVDIYAMRTLKIVIWKTFFDAVFVGLMSITSGYMVLILYRHHWQVQHIHHTSLNPSASAEIRATKFILCIMSIFVCFYSLSSIFNIVMDNSKDAKQWVVNISAFFSLIYPTISPFVLMSSDSKNAINCNAFNRMKKSYKHSSKNRE